One part of the Rutidosis leptorrhynchoides isolate AG116_Rl617_1_P2 chromosome 1, CSIRO_AGI_Rlap_v1, whole genome shotgun sequence genome encodes these proteins:
- the LOC139855265 gene encoding protein HIGH CHLOROPHYLL FLUORESCENCE PHENOTYPE 244, chloroplastic: protein MASTTIQARFSYTQLLEVNRNSYQITTANSLTWSRAVSPDRLLSAVYHSSQLIGVGGGVKPVITCNAGAANLAPGTPIRATSIMVIGATGTLGRQVVRRALDEGYDVRCLVRPRPAPADFLRDWGATVVNGDLTKPETIPATLVGVHTIIDCATGRPEEPIKTVDWEGKVALIQCAKAMGIQKYVFFSIHNCDKHPEVPLMEIKYCTEKFLKDSGINHVVIRLCGFMQGLIGQYAVPILEEKSVWGTDAPTRIAYMDTQDIARLTFIALRSEKVNGKLLTFAGPRAWTTQEVITLCERLAGQDANVTTVPVSVLKFTKQLTRCFEWTNDVADRLAFSEILTSDTVFSVPMNETYQLLGVDQKDIITLEKYLQDYFTNILKKLKDLKAQSKQSDFYI, encoded by the exons ATGGCATCCACCACAATTCAGGCACGCTTTTCTTACACTCAGTTACTGGAGGTTAACCGGAACAGTTATCAGATCACCACCGCCAATTCACTGACGTGGAGCCGTGCCGTCTCTCCTGACCGCCTTCTGTCCGCTGTGTATCATTCTTCCCAGCTTATAG gagttGGAGGGGGTGTGAAACCAGTGATTACGTGTAATGCCGGGGCAGCAAATTTAGCACCAGGAACACCAATAAGAGCAACGAGCATAATGGTTATTGGAGCTACTGGAACTTTAGGGAGACAGGTGGTGAGAAGGGCACTGGATGAGGGATATGATGTGCGTTGCCTTGTCAGACCAAGACCTGCCCCTGCTGATTTTCTTCGTGATTGGGGTGCCACCGTCGTCAAT GGAGACTTGACGAAACCTGAAACAATACCAGCAACATTGGTTGGAGTTCATACTATCATTGATTGTGCCACCGGGCGTCCAGAGGAGCCCATAAAAAcc GTAGATTGGGAAGGGAAGGTAGCTCTTATACAGTGTGCTAAAGCAATGGGAATTCAAAAGTATgtattcttttcaattcacaattgtGACAAGCATCCTGAAGTTCCATTGATGGAGATCAAGTATTGTACCGAGAAGTTTCTTAAGGACTCTGGCATCAACCATGTTGTCATCCGCTTATGTGGTTTCATGCAG GGGCTGATTGGGCAATACGCTGTCCCTATATTAGAAGAGAAATCTGTATGGGGAACAGATGCTCCAACACGGATAGCTTATATGGATACCCAG gATATAGCTCGTTTAACATTCATTGCATTGCGAAGTGAAAAGGTAAATGGGAAACTTCTTACATTTGCCGGGCCTCGTGCATGGACAACCCAAGAG GTGATAACATTGTGTGAGAGGCTAGCTGGACAAGATGCAAACGTGACAACAGTACCCGTTTCTGTTTTGAAATTCACTAAGCAGCTAACTCGTTGTTTTGAGTGGACAAATGACGTTGCAGACAGATTAGCATTTTCAGAG ATTCTGACAAGTGATACTGTATTCTCGGTACCAATGAACGAGACATACCAGCTTCTGGGAGTGGATCAGAAAGATATTATTACATTGGAGAAATATTTGCAGGATTACTTTACAAACATATTAAAGAAGTTGAAGGACCTCAAGGCACAATCCAAGCAAAGTGACTTCTACATATAA